The following coding sequences are from one Shewanella putrefaciens window:
- a CDS encoding universal stress protein, translated as MNQFKNILYVLHPHGDENPQSLARVISLTNNNQAELTLLRIIPKPSLSAYTKQLGINDEDIAQKIQNHEEAKLRELLAFFTPHCTAKAELKMGKSYIDIIHTVQMENIDLVIKETESNSWLDRLFGSNDMHLLRKCPCPIWLMQPNENPNYRQIMAAVDFNTDITEEENSDLNQEIVNIASALALSDFASLHIVNAYDTPEAGFIGLWAEQPEKLERQLLEDEYLQKRSKMATLFDNLKNKLGKQSYDYLSPQSHLVQGAAAQELPQLAKKLQVDIVVMGTVARTGIPGLIIGNTAEAILTQLNCSVLAIKPKGFISPVK; from the coding sequence ATGAATCAATTCAAAAACATCTTATATGTACTGCATCCTCATGGAGATGAAAATCCCCAATCATTAGCCAGAGTCATATCACTTACCAACAATAATCAGGCTGAATTAACACTATTACGTATTATCCCTAAGCCTTCATTGAGTGCTTATACCAAACAACTAGGCATTAATGATGAAGACATAGCACAAAAAATACAGAACCATGAAGAAGCTAAATTGCGAGAATTACTGGCGTTTTTTACGCCCCACTGCACCGCGAAAGCTGAACTAAAAATGGGTAAAAGTTACATCGATATCATTCACACAGTGCAGATGGAAAATATTGATTTAGTCATCAAAGAAACTGAATCAAATAGCTGGCTCGATCGCCTTTTTGGCAGTAACGATATGCACCTACTGCGCAAATGTCCCTGTCCAATTTGGTTAATGCAACCCAATGAAAATCCCAATTACCGCCAAATTATGGCCGCGGTGGATTTCAATACTGATATTACCGAAGAAGAAAATAGTGATTTAAATCAAGAGATAGTAAATATAGCCAGTGCACTCGCACTGTCTGATTTTGCATCACTACATATAGTAAATGCATACGATACGCCTGAAGCTGGATTTATTGGTTTATGGGCAGAGCAACCCGAAAAATTAGAGCGCCAGTTATTAGAAGACGAATATCTTCAAAAACGCAGTAAAATGGCAACGCTCTTTGATAATTTAAAAAATAAACTGGGTAAGCAATCCTACGATTATCTTTCCCCCCAGTCCCATTTGGTACAAGGCGCTGCCGCTCAAGAACTTCCCCAATTAGCCAAAAAGCTACAGGTCGATATTGTCGTTATGGGCACCGTTGCCCGTACAGGTATTCCAGGGCTTATCATCGGAAATACGGCAGAAGCGATCCTTACCCAACTGAATTGTTCAGTACTAGCGATTAAACCTAAGGGATTTATTTCCCCAGTAAAATAG
- a CDS encoding GGDEF domain-containing protein: MFSVENKELDSAAQILRLAVPQMSALDIPVTPENYTVWYEYFAGTNLDLNRAIDGFIANGVVFTKEVNTSLYKNFIQEQSPEVIENVQIETQILINSLLCKIVQLNQGTADFSGTLAEFGIKLQSNSDINTLNQLVDGVMDEMQSLLINNQNMEQSLNAMGQEVQHLKSEMENLSLAAMTDQLTSLYNRRAYEIAIQDHIHRAQEQHSRCSLLIVDIDRFKQFNDTYGHQIGDKVLAYVALALKQCVRGDDFVARYGGEEFVVLLPNTHFHDALQVAETLRERISERHLTIGKDKKLSLGAITVSIGLASLQEGDDAETLFSRADKALYEAKSDGRNCVRG; this comes from the coding sequence ATGTTTTCTGTTGAAAATAAAGAACTTGATTCCGCGGCGCAAATTTTGCGGCTAGCCGTGCCACAAATGTCGGCCCTTGATATCCCCGTTACCCCGGAAAACTATACGGTTTGGTATGAATATTTTGCGGGGACTAATCTTGACTTAAACCGTGCGATTGATGGTTTTATCGCAAACGGTGTTGTGTTTACAAAAGAGGTTAATACAAGCTTATATAAAAATTTTATCCAAGAACAATCCCCCGAGGTGATTGAGAATGTGCAAATAGAGACTCAGATTTTAATCAATTCATTACTGTGCAAAATTGTACAATTGAACCAAGGGACCGCGGATTTTTCGGGCACTTTAGCGGAATTTGGCATCAAGCTTCAATCCAATTCTGACATTAATACCTTAAATCAACTTGTTGATGGTGTGATGGATGAAATGCAAAGTTTACTGATCAACAACCAAAACATGGAACAAAGCCTAAATGCCATGGGGCAAGAGGTACAACATCTTAAGTCGGAAATGGAAAATTTAAGTCTGGCGGCCATGACGGATCAATTAACCTCTTTATATAATCGCCGCGCCTATGAAATTGCCATTCAAGACCATATTCACCGCGCCCAAGAACAGCATTCCCGTTGTAGCTTACTGATTGTTGATATAGATAGGTTTAAACAATTTAATGATACCTATGGTCATCAAATTGGCGATAAAGTATTAGCTTATGTCGCACTCGCCTTAAAGCAATGTGTTCGAGGTGATGACTTTGTTGCTCGCTATGGTGGCGAAGAGTTTGTAGTGCTTTTGCCAAATACCCATTTTCACGATGCTTTACAAGTTGCGGAAACCTTAAGAGAACGTATTTCAGAGCGGCACTTAACCATAGGTAAAGATAAAAAATTATCCCTCGGCGCAATTACAGTATCGATCGGTCTTGCCTCATTACAAGAGGGTGATGATGCCGAAACGCTCTTTAGCCGAGCGGATAAAGCCTTATATGAAGCTAAATCCGATGGGCGTAACTGTGTTAGGGGATAG
- a CDS encoding phosphoethanolamine transferase, whose protein sequence is MLTRFKTLSVNQFTLITALFYVCIFNIPLFTFIHEGIEKQPEVEPLFIASMPLFFTFALGLVFSFFSVKYLLKPLFIVLTLMSSTVFFATMKYQVVFDYGMIENIFQTNQAEAWMYINVASVANLLLTGILPAYLIYKADIQYKPFFKELAHKVFFMLIMLAGIGVIGFFYFQDYATFGRNNDGLRRYIVPTYFVGSVSKYMYSHYLQTPIQYETLGLDAKDVSATPNHKPNLLVLVVGETARSMNYQYYGYKKPTNAYTQDLGLIVFKDTHSCGTATAVSLPCMFSRMGRKDYDSRRAYAQDTVMDVLKHADIEVKWFDNDSGCKGVCDRIENITVDLNSDLKLCSGQYCFDQVLLEKLDEALNSAKAKDTVLALHIIGSHGPTYFLRYPPQYRRFIPDCQRSDIQNCTNEELVNTYDNTLLYTDYIVSEVVKKLQKQQDKFNTAMLYLSDHGESLGEKGMYLHGAPYSIAPIEQTSIPMLAWVSDHFSQDNHLNMACLAEHADKGGYSHDNLFDSLLGLMNVKTEVYQSHLDIFASCRS, encoded by the coding sequence GTGCTAACAAGATTTAAGACCTTATCAGTGAATCAATTTACGCTGATCACTGCATTGTTCTATGTGTGTATTTTTAATATCCCACTCTTTACTTTTATTCACGAAGGTATTGAAAAACAGCCTGAGGTAGAACCGCTTTTTATCGCCAGTATGCCACTGTTTTTTACCTTTGCCCTTGGCTTGGTATTTTCGTTTTTTTCGGTGAAGTATCTACTAAAACCCTTGTTTATCGTGCTCACCTTAATGTCGTCGACGGTATTTTTTGCCACGATGAAATACCAGGTTGTATTTGATTACGGCATGATTGAAAACATTTTTCAGACGAATCAGGCGGAAGCCTGGATGTATATTAATGTTGCTTCAGTGGCTAATTTACTGTTAACAGGGATATTGCCAGCATACCTTATCTATAAAGCCGATATTCAATACAAACCGTTCTTTAAGGAGTTGGCACATAAAGTATTTTTTATGCTAATAATGCTTGCTGGTATCGGGGTGATTGGTTTTTTCTATTTTCAGGATTACGCCACGTTTGGTCGAAATAACGATGGCCTGAGACGTTATATTGTGCCAACTTATTTTGTGGGTTCGGTCTCTAAGTACATGTATTCACATTATTTACAAACACCAATCCAATATGAAACACTTGGATTGGATGCAAAAGATGTCAGTGCTACCCCTAACCATAAACCCAACTTATTGGTGCTGGTGGTCGGGGAAACTGCACGTTCGATGAACTACCAATATTATGGCTATAAAAAGCCAACCAATGCCTATACCCAAGATCTTGGCTTGATAGTGTTTAAGGATACCCATTCCTGTGGTACCGCAACGGCGGTGTCCTTGCCCTGTATGTTTTCAAGAATGGGGCGCAAAGATTACGATTCACGCCGCGCTTATGCTCAAGATACGGTTATGGATGTGCTGAAACATGCTGATATTGAGGTGAAGTGGTTTGATAATGACTCTGGGTGTAAAGGCGTTTGCGATCGCATAGAGAATATCACTGTTGATCTCAATAGTGATCTTAAACTCTGCTCTGGGCAATATTGTTTTGATCAGGTGTTATTAGAGAAATTAGATGAGGCGCTTAATAGCGCAAAAGCGAAAGACACTGTGCTTGCCTTGCATATCATTGGCAGTCACGGTCCAACTTATTTTCTACGTTATCCCCCGCAATACCGTCGATTTATACCCGATTGCCAACGCAGTGATATCCAAAATTGCACCAACGAAGAGTTGGTAAATACCTATGACAACACGCTGCTGTATACGGACTATATAGTGAGCGAAGTCGTTAAAAAACTTCAAAAACAGCAAGATAAATTTAATACCGCGATGTTATATCTCAGTGATCATGGTGAATCATTGGGGGAAAAGGGGATGTATTTACATGGTGCGCCTTACAGTATTGCGCCGATAGAACAAACCAGTATCCCCATGTTAGCTTGGGTCTCTGATCATTTCAGTCAAGATAATCATTTAAATATGGCGTGCTTGGCCGAACATGCTGACAAGGGAGGATACTCCCATGACAATTTATTCGATAGCCTCTTAGGGTTAATGAATGTGAAGACTGAGGTGTACCAAAGCCATCTTGATATTTTTGCCTCTTGTCGTAGCTAA